The Oleispira antarctica RB-8 genome contains the following window.
CGCCACGGCCAGGTAATAGACCCGGTAGTTTATGGTATTCGACTTGATGAGGTTCTAAGCGAGAAAGCAGACCGTTGCTGTGCTTGGCAATGGGTCTAATGTTTCGGTTTGTTTGTTGAAACCAATGAGGAAACTTGGCTTTATCGGCGAGATGCTCAACTTGGTTGATAAAATTACTGCGCCAGCTGCCACCATCAGCTTCCTGCAGTGCTGCAATGTCGAAGTGGCGTAGTATGTCGGCAATACGGTCAAGTGTCGGCGTGCGCTGTTTGTGTGGCCATAGGTGCTGCCAGCTGCGCGTAAGGTAATGATGATACGCGGCAGTTTGAATACCTACTTGGATATTAAAGCTAATGAGGTTGATCTGATTCTTGGCCTTGTCTGCATCAGGCAAGGCCAAGAGAAAATCGGATAAGCTCAGTCTATGATTGACCATGCAGACATCCTAAAGTTAACACTTATTTTTTACGTTCTTGTTCAATAAGATAATCAACAACTTTGAACATATTGTGTTGGCCACCGGCAGAGCCAGCATCAACCAAGTATTTACCATTAACAACCACCGCTGGCACACCACTTACACGATAAGCTCGAATGCGTTTATCACCCTGCTGTAGACGGCTCTTAACCGTAAATGAACTATAAGCCTTATCAAAGTCCTCAGCACTCACACCATAAGCGGCAAAAAATTCTTTTTGTTCAGACTTACGCTGTAGACGTTGACCATTAATGTGGATAGCTTTGAAAATATCACCATGAGATTGTTCAGTAATGCCCAACACTTCGCTCATGTAATACAACTGTGCGTGAATAACCCAAGATTTACCAAACATGGCTGGAATTCGACTAAATTCAACATCGCTGGGTAATTTAGCAGACCAAGATTTCACATGTTCTTCTAAAGAAAAGCAGTGACTGCAGCCGTACCAAAACAACTCTTCAACATGCACGTTACCGTTAGCCGGAACGGCTTGAGGTTGATCGAGTAAAGTATAAGCCTTGCTCATATCAGCAATTGGAGCTTCTTGGTGGTCGTGATTATCAGCAGCAAAAGAGTTGAAGCTTGCAAAAAGAATGGCCGCGCTGGCGACGATACGTCTGATCATTGAATTCCCCAGAATATTATTTCAAATTAGTGTTATAGGTCTTATTGACTGCGATTGTGGCATAAAGGTTCCGCCATAGGTAGATATTCAGATCATAAAAAAAGCGGCCTAAGCCGCTTTTTACACTCTATGACACTTCAATTCTTAAAAAGTCTAGCGTTTCAAAAATCAAACCATCAAAAGTGGATAGGTTATTTCAAACCTTGGATGTAACTAGAAACCGCTTTGATTTCATCCATGTGCATACGCGATGCAATATCACGCATAACATTGCTAGCATCGTTAGTGCGCTTAGCACTGTAGAAGTCTTTTAATTGCTTCTCAGTATAAGCGGCATGTTGACCAGCAATACGAGGGAAACCAGCTGCTTCCATGCCTTTACCGTCTGCACTGTGACATGCGATACAAGCAGGAACGCCTGTTGCTTCGTTACCACCTAAGAAGATGCGCTTACCTGCTTCAACTAACGCAGGATCAGCAGCACCGCCGCCAGCCGGTTGGCTAGAATAATAAGCAGCAATATCAGCAATGTCCGTTTCGCTCAAACCAAGAACAAACCCCATCATTTCTGGAACCTGACGGTCACCATTCTTAATCTCGGTGATTTGCTTCACTAAATAACGCTCGCCTTGGCCCGCGATTTTAGGGAAGTTAGGGGCTAAACTATTACCGTCAGCGCCATGGCAGGCACCACAAGTGGCCGCTTTGGATTTTCCTGCAACCGCATCGCCAGCTTGAGCAGCAGACATGAGGCCAACAGAAATTATTAAGCTAATCAGTACTTTTTTCATCGTCAGGTCCAGTTATTATAAAAATTTAATTATTTGCTTGTAGCCATATGCGTAATCAATGCTTTGTACTGATCGTCAGTACAATCATTACATAAGCCTTTTGGTGGCATAGCGTTTTTGCCATTATTAACACTCGCAACTAATGCATCCATACCGGTCGCAAGGCGTGGCGCCCATGCGGCTTCATCAAAAGCTTTAGGAGCACCAGCAACACCCATGGAGTGGCATATACTACAAGTTTGTTTGTATTTTGTGTCAACATCAAAAGCGTTGGCATTTAAGCTAGTCGCTGCAACGATAGTTGCAAGAAGCACGAGTTTTTTCATATTGAGATTCCTCATTGGGAGCTAATTAAAAATGCACGGCGTTGATTCACCCGACTATGATACAATTACTTGTCGGATTACAAAAGCCGATGATTATATACCATTAATTTCCTAACGGTCATTACGTTTACCTTATGTTAAATGCACAAACATTGATTTATACCAAGACTCGGTTCATGCAAAGCGCCGCAAAGTTCACTCAGTGCCCCCAATGGGACGGTGTAGAGATCGCATTTGCCGGTCGTTCTAACGCTGGTAAATCGAGTGCTCTTAACGCCCTAACTGAGCAAACTAAATTAGCACGAACCAGTAAAACACCGGGTCGAACGCAGCTAATTAACTTTTTCCAAGTCGATGAGACACCTTATCGCTTGGTCGATTTGCCTGGTTATGGCTTCGCTAAAGTACCCAAGGCGATAAAAATCGAGTGGCAAAAGCAGTTAAGCACTTATTTAGATAAGCGCGAATGCCTGCGTGGTTTGGTTTTGGTGATGGATATTCGTCACCCAATGACTGAATTCGATAAAACCATGGTCGATTGGGCGCATGAATCGAATATGCCTTTGCATATTTTATTAACCAAAGCCGATAAGCTTAAGCGTGGCCCTGCTTCTGCCACCATGTTACAGGTCAGAAAAGCCGTTGCCAATATGGGCGACTTGGCGACTGTACAGATGTTTTCGTCATTGAAAAACGATGGTGTGAAAGAATTACGCAAACATCTGACTAAGTGGTTTATGGATAATACTGAATTTGCCGATGAAGATGGCGAACATGACGGTATTGAAGGCGAAGATGCACCATTTATTGAAGGTAATGAGCCAAAAGCTTAAGTCTTAAGCCAACTCATTAATAATTAGCCTTTACTGTGTCATGCAGTGAGGGCTTTTTTTTGCGTCAAATTTAGGAGTAAGCTCCTTAATTTAAGAATAAACACGTTAATTGAGGAGTTACAGGCAAAAAAGAGCCCGATTGATAATTGGGGGAATCAATCGGGCTAGGCTTCGGATCTTTGGGGAATCACCGAAGAAAAAGGACGTTATTGCCAATATCAGTAATAACGTTAGACCTAATGGAGAGTTTGGAAGCGCACATGTTGCTTACCTATTACTAACTATAGACCCCTTTCTCGATTATTCCACTTGTATGTATTTTGTTCTAAATTAATGTGCCTCGCCCCAATTTTTACCAGAACCGACCTCTACGATTAATGGCACAGACAGCTCTGCCGCATTTTCCATAATGTCTTTCAGTTTGGCTGAGAAAGCCTCTAACTGCTCGGTTTTAACCTCTAATACCAATTCATCGTGCACTTGCATGATCATTTGCGCGTCAAATTCTTCTGTCGCTAACCACTCAGCAACCTTGATCATTGCTTTTTTGATGATATCCGCGGCCGTACCCTGCATTGGGGCGTTAATTGCAGTACGTTCTGCGTGCTGACGACGTTGGCCATTTTTGGCTTTGATGTCTGGCAGATATAAGCGGCGACCAAAGATAGTTTCTACATAACCAATATCCGCGGCATCGGCGCGCGTATTGTCCATATAGGATTTCACTCCAGGATAGCGTTCAAAGTATAAGTCGACGTATTCTTGAGCTTGGCCACGGCCAACACCTAACTGTTTGGCTAAGCCAAAAGCTGACATGCCGTAGATCAAGCCGAAGTTAATCGCTTTGGCGCTGCGGCGCATGTTGGGTTCAACGTTTTCAATCGTTACATCAAACACTTCTGCGGCGGTGGCTGTGTGCACATCGATACCGTTGGCAAAGGCCGTTAAAAGCCCTTCGTCGTTGGAAAGGTGTGCCATTATGCGCAATTCAATTTGGCTATAATCTGCGGCGACCATGGTATAGCCTTCAGGAGCGATAAAGGCATTTCGAATACGGCGGCCCTCTTCACTTTTTACCGGAATATTTTGTAAGTTGGGCTCCGTTGACGATAAGCGCCCTGTTACCGCGGTCGCTTGGTGATATGAAGTATGCAGACGGCCAGTACGCTGACAAACCATTAAAGGTAGCTTGTCGGTATACGTTGATTTTAATTTGCTTAAGCTACGGTTTTCTAAAATTAGTTTTGGTAATTCATAGTCTTCGGCTAGCTGTACCAAGACTTCTTCAGCGGTAGAAGGTGCCCCTTTGGGAGTTTTCTTCACGACGGGTAATTCGAGTTTTTCGAATAAAATTTCTGCTAATTGCTTAGGTGAGCCCAGGTTGAATACCTGGCCGGCAACATCGTGGGCTTGCTGTTCTAATTCGACTAAGCGAGTAGAAAGCTGAGCACTTTGCTCGTGCAAAATATCAGGATCGATTAATGCGCCATTGGCTTCAATTTTGGTCAGCACTTCTACCAGCGGTAATTCGATGTCTTCGAAGACTGATTTTAACCGTTCTTTATCACTTTCATTAAGCTGCGCCCAAAGCGTTTGATGCAAACGTAAAGTGATGTCGGCATCTTCCGCCGCATAAGGGCCGGCAATATCTATTTCGACTTTATCGAAGGTGATTTGCTTTGCGCCTTTGCCGGCGACGTCTTCGAACTTAGTTGTTTTGGTATTTAAATAGTACGACGCAAGACTGTCCATATCATGACGGCTGGCGACGGAATTAAGCACGTAAGATTCCAGCATGGTATCGAACTGAATGCCTTTTAATTCAATGCCGTAGTTCGCTAATACGTGAGCGTCGTATTTAAGGTGTTGACCGACTTTTTTGTTGGTCGTGCTTTCTAATAGCGGTTTGAATTGTGCCAAAACCGTTGCGCGATCAAGCTGGACTGGCGCATCTTCTAGCAGTGTATCAGGGCCAGTATGTGCCAATGGAACATAAGCGGCTTTGCCGACCTCAACGGAGAAAGACATCCCGACGATTTCTGCTTCCATGTAGTTGAGCGACGTCGTTTCGGTATCGAAGGCGAAGAGTTCGGCTTGGCTAAGTTTCTCAACCCATTCATCAAGTTGAGCCTGATCAAAGATGATTTGGTATTCAGTTTCAATGTCTTCAGCGGGAGCAGGTGCTTCCGTAGTACTTTCATCGCTTGCATTTTTGCTGGACGACTTGGCGTTAGAGGAGTCACTTACCTTACCACCCAGCTCAGTTACCCATGCTTTAAATTCAAACTCTGTAAAAGATTTCAATAACGTTTCTTTATCAACAGGCTGAGTTTCGATATCAGGTAAATCATGCTCTAGCTCAACATCACATTTAATCGTGGCTAGCTCGTAAGATAGAGGTAAAAATTCTAATGCTGAACGCAGGTTTTCACCGATTTTGCCTTTTACGGCGTCGGCATTATCCATTACACCTTGCATGGTTTCATAAGCGGCCAACCACTTAACAGCAGTTTTAGGGCCACACTTTTCAACCCCTGGAATGTTATCGACCTTGTCGCCCATAAGAGACAAATAATCGATGATTTGATCAGGGCGTACACCAAACTTTTCGACCACACCTTCAACATCCATGAAGGTTTCGGTCATGGTATTGATCAGGCTAACGTGTTCGTTAACCAATTGAGCCATGTCTTTATCGCCAGTAGAGATAATAACGTCGCGTTTGCCTTCGGTGGCTTGAGCGGCCAGCGTGCCAATAACATCGTCGGCTTCTACGCCGTCTATCACTAATAGTGGTAAGCCCATAGCTTTAATAATGTCGTGAATTGGTTGAATTTGAACACGTAACTCGTCTGGCATAGAAGGACGGTTGGCCTTGTATTCAGGGTACATGTCGTTGCGAAAGGTTTTACCTTTGGCATCAAAAATCACGATAATCTGCGATGCGGGATAATCTTTTTGCAACTTCCGCATCATGTTGATCACCCCACGAATGGCACCTGTTGGGTGACCATCTGAGTTGGTAAGCGGTGGCATAGCGTGATAAGCGCGAAATAGATAAGATGAGCCATCGACTAAAATCGCTGGAGCTGATGCTGTCTCTAAAATAGCCTCTACTGTAGGCACTACTGTAGCTTCTGACATAAATGGTTCCGTAGCATTATCTCTGTTCAGGCTGTGTTCTCAATACTTCTCAGTGCTTTGAGGTGTAAAAAGAGTACAATGTAAGTAGAGATGATTTTTAATATTTGAATGAGGCATAGCTTACCATGATGCGTTCTTTACTTGTGGCTTTCACGTGTGCTTTTGCACTGTTCAGTTCTTCTATTTATGCCGCTGCACCCCCAGAAGAGGTTGTTATTCGTAATGACGGTGATAAAACGTTTTATGAGTATCGTCGTGGCGGTCAGGTGATCGAAATCAAAGTCGTGCCAAAGTATGGCAAGCCTTATTATTTAAAGCCTTCAGACGTTCAAGGTGCTGAAGATGGCAAGTACGTTCAATCAGATGCCCCTGATGTGTCTGTACCAACTTGGGTAATTTTTCGCTGGTAATCAGCGTATATTTCCAATTATGAGATAGCGTTTATTTAGCTGTTTATTAAATGCGGAAGTGAATGGTTTAGTCCGCTTACTGCCCTATTGATCACTTTTTATAAAATTTAAGTCCAATATTCATGTCTGTTTATACCGATCTCTCAGCGAGCGAAGTCGCTGCCTACCTTAGTCAATTTTCTTTGGGTGATTATGACGATCATCAAGGCATTAGTGCCGGTGTTGAAAATACCAATTTCTTCGTTGTCGCTGGTGGTCATAAGTATGTGTTGACCATCTTCGAACATCATAGTGCCAAAGAGGTCGAAAACTTCATTAAGGTCGGTCGTCATTTAGCAGAACAAGGCGTCCCTGTTCCTGGGCCGATTGCAGATGCTCAAGGTTTATATCTTCATAGTTTAAAAAACAAACCTGCGATCCTTTGCCCTTGTTTACCGGGCTCTCATCCCGAGCAGATAACTGCGGATCATTGTCAGCAAATTGGTGCTGCATTAGCCCGTTTTCATTTAGCGGGTGAAGGCTTAGATAGCCTCGAAGAGAATAACCGTGGCTTGCAATGGTGGCCGGAAGTTGGGCGTGAGCTTATTCAAGCGAACATGGCGACAGGCTTGCAAAAAGTCGCGTTATTAACCGAAGAGCAGCAGGAAATTTTGATTGATGAAATTGAATTTCAAGAATCAAACACTGAGCTTTGGTATGAGTTACCCCGAGGGTTAATTCATGGGGATTTATTCCATGATAATGCGTTGTTTGAAATCGTTGAATTTAAGAGCACCGAAACAGACGGCGATAAGCTAGGCGCTATTTTAGATATTTATAATTCTTGCCAAGATGCTTGGTTATTTGATTTGGCGATTGTTGCCAACGATTGGTGTGCGAACAGTGCGGGTGTTTGGCAGGAAGGTAATTTGCCAGCGCTGATGGCGGGTTATCAATCAGTGCGTGAGTTAACCACATTAGAACAGCAAGCTTGGGGCATGTGTTTGCGCGCTGCTGCGTTGCGCTTTTGGTTGAGCCGTATGATGACTCAACAACATCAGGCAGAAGCCATTGCGAAAGATCCTATGGCTGCATTAGTAACCACGACAAAAGATCCTATGGAATATTTTCTAAAGCTGGTTCGTCATCGTGATACCCAGTATTAGGGTGGCGATGGTACGCGTTAAAATCTAGCATCGAACATGCTAGATTAAACCCTTAACAACAGTGCAAATAAAACATCGCAAAATAGTTATTATCATCAGACCAGCATTCGCGTACTTCAAATCCTGCTCCTTCAACTAGGTTGGTAAAACTTTGCTGAGAATATTTATAAGAATTTTCGGTATGAATTGTTTCTCCAGCTTGGAAGGTAATGTTTTTAGACTCACTGTCAGTAATGTTAGCATCTGAAATTTTTATAATCTGATCAATAGTACTGACCAAATGCATCTCGATGCGATTCTTTTCTTCGCTATAAATGGCTTTATGTTCAAAATAATTCACATTAAATTGAGTACCCAATATTCGATTAATATGATGCAGAATATTAAAATTAAAGGCGGCAGTTACGCCTTGGCAATCATTATAGGCGGCTTCCAATATGTGCTTATCTTTTTGTAAATCAACACCTATTAACATGGCACCGTCTTTGCCTAGTGTTTTACGTACCCCTTGCAAAAAAAGTTGCGCCTCATGAGGAGAAAAATTGCCAATGCTAGAACCGGGGAAAAATCCAAATTTTTGTGCACTGGTAATCATATCGGCGGGTAAACGCACAGGTTGTGAATAGTCGACGCACGCGGCATAAACATTTAACCAAGGATAATCTTCCATCAAACTTTCGGCCGAGGCTAATAAAAAATCTTTCGAAATATCCATAGGAACGTAACAATTGGGTTTGATCGCCTGCAGTAATAAACGAATCTTTAAGCTTGCGCCGCTGCCATATTCTAAAAGCCAAACGTCATCTTTTACTAACGTTGCAATGGTCTCGCGGTGTTGGCGTAATAAGTTTATTTCGATTCGAGTAGGATAATATTCAGGCAGCTGAGTAATGGCTTCGAATAATTTTGAACCCTGCTCATCATAAAAATACTTAGCGGGTAAAACTTTTTGTGATTGGCTTAAACCGGCAAGCACCTCGGTTAAAATGTTTTCAGCAACAGGCTGATCATCAAAAAATCGCAAGTCTCTGCGGGTAGAATTAATAGCGGATATCTGTTGCTGATCTAAACTCATAACTGGCGATTCCTTTCGGTTGATTTTAAATTAAAAAGTTAAACATCTTCCGCTAATCGAATGCCGGTAAATTGCCAGCGATCTTGCGGATAAAAAAAGTTTCGATAGGTTGTGCGTAAATGATCTTTTGGTGTCACACAAGAACCGCCACGCAGAACCATTTGATTGCACATGAATTTTCCGTTGTACTCTCCCACAGCTCCCGCAGGTGTTTTGAAACCTGGGTAGGGTGCGTAAGAACTTTGCGTCCATTGCCAGCAATCACCAAACAACTGTTTTACTTCATTTTTAGAATTGTTAGGCTCATTCTCTTCAGAAGCTTGATGAGTTGCTAACTGTAGAGGGTGAAAACTTTGAGCGTCGACAAAGGTACCGACAATTTCTCGTTTCTTACACACAACTTCCCACTCATATTCCGAAGGTAAGCGCTTTCCTGCCCAGCGTGCATAAGCATCGGCTTCATAAAAACTAACATGAGTTACAGGTTGCTGTGGATGCAGCTGACCATAACCCGTTAAACGAAACTCATAGCGCTGAGGTTTGTTATTATTTTTAGTTTCACTTTGTACATTGACACTGTCATTCGCTTCACTTTCAAGTTGCCAATAAAGAGGGCCAGTAACTTTGTTTTGTTGTACCCAAGCCCAGCCATCGGCAAGCCAATATTGAGGATCTTGATAGCCACCCGCATCAATAAAATCACAATATTCTTGGTTTGTAATTAAACGATGAGCAATACGAAAATCTTGTATTAGGAATGGATGGCGAGGTGTTTCATTATCAAAACTAAAGCCAACACCTTTATGACCAAAATTATAAATGCCTCCGCCAAACTCTATAAACCGCAACGGTTCAATAGCACTATTTTGGTTGTTATCGGGTGCTTGCTCTAAAGGGAATTTAGCCTTGGCATAAATAGGGTAAAGCGGATTGAAAGAAAGATTGTATTTTAAATCGGTGAGCATTAATTCTTGATGCTGCTGTTCGTGATTTAAACCCAAAATAATCAGATCGCTTTGCTCTTGTGTTAGCGTATCAGGATCAAATAAAAGTTTATTTAATCGTTGATCGATATATTGACGGTAGGCTTTCACTTCTTGCACCGTCGGCCGTGACATAAGACCCCGTTTATCTCTAGGAAATTGTTTTCCCACTGCGTTGTAATAAGAATTAAACAGGTATTCGAATTGAGGATGAAAAACTTGATAGTCTGGGGTGCTTTTAAGAACGAAGGTTTCGAAAAACCAACTTGTATGGGCAAGATGCCATTTTATGGGACTAACAAAGGCATCTGCCTGCAGCTCAAAATCTTCGATTTCAAGCTCATGACAGAGTTTTAATGATTGCTGGCGTATGCGTTGAAAATTGCTAAGCAATTCATTGGGCTTATCATTCAGTGTCTGACTTGAGTTTTTCTGTTGCCGCAAAGTTTGCAATAAATCTTCTGCTGTAGACATCAAAAGGCCATCCTTTTCAGTGCTTTCATCTACTATGCGTGTGAAAATTTAAATCATCAAGTCGCTTATTGCTTATCCTTTGTTCATTAATCGTTTGTGGCTAATTGCCAATTTCTGTAGTCATTAGTTGGATATGAATGACGTGTAATGTTCCTACTTTCTTATCGATTTACTTTAAACACTCAGCCAAGGTTTTTGTCATGTCACTTAACCAATCGATATAAGCCGTTTTGGTAAGAACGCTTTTACCTGCAAGCGGATCTAGCTCGCCTCGGTGTATGGTTAAACCATTTACCACTGTATCAATCAATGCAGGGCTAAATTGAGGTTCAGATAATACACAGCGGACTTCTTTATTCTGTAATTGATTACGCATTTTTTGTACATGGCGAGCGCCTGGCTTGCGTTCAGGAGATAGGGTGAAAGCGCCTAGCTGTTTAATGTCGATAGCTTGAAACCAGTAATCGTAAGCTTGGTGAAAAACAAAAAAACCAGAATGCTTTAGAGGCGCTAATTGTGTTTTGCTGCTGGTAACAAGCTTGTTTAGCGTATTAGCAAAAGCTTGATGATCTTTAGTTGCTTGCTCAAGACTGATTGGATTCCAAGCCGTAATACGTTCACTGATCGCGATCGCGAGTTCTGGCGATAGCCAGACGTGAGGATCGCTGCCATACAACCCTAGCGTTTGCATTAACTCCGTCGCATCCAGCCATTCCGTCTTGGATTTTTGCTTTGCGAATTTGGCTAAATATGGTTCAACATGATCTCCGGCCCATAATACCTTGTCGGCTTGTCGAATGCGGATGATATCTGAAGGGCGCAAGCTGTAATCATGAGGTGACATGCCGTCGGGTACTAAAATATCAATTTGATCGGCTGGATACGTTGCGGCGGCGATTAATGCGAGCGGCTTATTCGATACCAGAATGCGTGCTTCGGCTGCTTGTGAGAATAGGCTGACGGCTAATAGGCTCGGCAGTATCAATAATAAGGATATGAGTGTTTTCAAAATAGTCGCTTTCATATTAGTCACTTTCAAAAATTGGCATGCAGTGAGATTCAAAGTGTAATATTATAACCTTTTATTACCGCGAGAGTGAATACCCATGTCTGCCGCTGCTTACCACCCCCATGATCATCAAGGTTGCATCAATACTGCGTTGCAACAAGCCGCCACTTTATGTGCCGAGCAAGGGGTGCGTTTAACGCCGATTCGCAAGCGTGTTTTGGAGTTGGTATGGCAAAACCACAAACCGATGGGAGCGTATGATTTATTACCGGCTTTGGCGGCGGATGGTTTTAACTCTGCTCCACCAACGGTTTATCGAGCCCTCGATTTTTTGCTGGATCTAGGTTTAGTTCACCGTTTAGCGTCTTTAAATGCCTTTATAGGTTGCTCACACCCAGGGCACGAGCATGAAAGCTGCTTCTTGATTTGTAAACATTGCGGTAAAGCTCATGAAATGAATGTTGAGCCTTGGTTTACCGCATTGACTGATGCCGCTAAGGCGCAGGGATTTCAGGTTGAACATCAGCTCACTGAGGTTGTCGGTATTTGCCCGCTGTGTTCAGCAGAGCCTGATAGAGAAAGCCGTGATGAATCCTGAGTTAGCGGTGGTTAAAGCCGAAGCTGAAATATTGATACAAGCGCAAGGCATTAATCAGACTTGGGGTTCACGCCACGTATTACAAAATATCGATCTCGCGATTAGCGAAAACGAAATTGTCACCATTATTGGTCCAAACGGCTGTGGTAAATCGAGCTTACTGCGCATCTTGTTAGGATTGCATACTCCCGATTCAGGTAAGGTCACGCGACGCAAAGGTTTGCGCATTGGTTATATGCCGCAGAACTTACGCATTGATGATCGCTTGCCGTTATCGGTAACTGGATTTTTGATGCTTGCCCCTGGCGCGCGTAAAGCCAGAGTTCAAGAATGGCTAGAGCGCTTATCGATTACTGCGTTAGCAACACAGCCGGTACAGCGTTTATCTGGTGGTGAATGGCAGCGCGTTTTATTAGCCCGGGCGTTATTAATAGAGCCACATTTGTTGGTGTTGGATGAGCCTGTGCAAGGGGTTGATATTCAAGGTCAGCGTGAACTGTATAAGCTATTGCCAGAGCTACGTAATGAATTGGGCTGTGGCATCGTTTTAGTGTCTCATGATTTGCATCTAGTGATGGCTGCTACAGATCGAGTGATTTGCTTAAACGGCCATGTGTGTTGTTCGGGTCACCCGGATCAGGTCAGTATTAGTGACGAATATAATTCGTTATTTGGTCATCAGTTAGTTGTTCCTGAAATAGTCCCTGAACTTGCGCACTACACCCATCATCATGATCATAAGCATTGCGTTGATGGTCATGTTGAAGGCAGTGAAGAATGTGATCATGTTGATCCAGTAAATAGCGCTGTGAATAAGGAACGTAAACATGATTAGTTGGTGGTTATTACCGTTATTCGCAGGCTTAGGGGTTGCTGCCACGGCAGGGCCTTTAGGCAGTTTGGTGGTTTGGCGTCGCTTAGCATTTTTTGGTGATACTTTGGCGCACGGTGCTTTATTAGGAATCACGTTAGGAATTTTATTTGATCTGCATTTAACGCTAGCGCTTATATTTTCGTGCTCGATTCTTGCGTTAATTCTTCTACAGCTGGACAAATATACCGGCATTGCTTCGGATACCTTACTCGGAATTCTGTCGCATTCATCGTTAGCCATTGGCTTAGTCGTATTAAGTTTTTTTGATGATGTCCGCATTGATTTGATGGCGTATTTATTCGGTGACTTATTAGCGGTTAACCAAAACGATCTATTGTGGATTTTCATTGGTGGGTTATTGGTAGTCGGCCTATTGGTTTGGCAGTGGCGTGGTTTATTAGCCTCTACGGTCAGCGAGGAGCTGGCGGCGATTGATGGTTATCCAGTAAGGCGGTTAAAAGCCATGTTGGTTTTATTATTAGCATTGGTTGTGGCTATT
Protein-coding sequences here:
- a CDS encoding Metal-dependent hydrolase; the protein is MVNHRLSLSDFLLALPDADKAKNQINLISFNIQVGIQTAAYHHYLTRSWQHLWPHKQRTPTLDRIADILRHFDIAALQEADGGSWRSNFINQVEHLADKAKFPHWFQQTNRNIRPIAKHSNGLLSRLEPHQVEYHKLPGLLPGRGAMVMKIGRTDPLVIIVLHLALGAKTQAAQLGYIQTLVEGARHVVIMGDLNNHADHLLSNTPLAKLNFHSVDPLLHTFPSWQPQRGLDHILVSDSIQINKVAVLDTPISDHLPIAMQIQLPSKIIL
- a CDS encoding Thiol:disulfide interchange protein, periplasmic, with the protein product MIRRIVASAAILFASFNSFAADNHDHQEAPIADMSKAYTLLDQPQAVPANGNVHVEELFWYGCSHCFSLEEHVKSWSAKLPSDVEFSRIPAMFGKSWVIHAQLYYMSEVLGITEQSHGDIFKAIHINGQRLQRKSEQKEFFAAYGVSAEDFDKAYSSFTVKSRLQQGDKRIRAYRVSGVPAVVVNGKYLVDAGSAGGQHNMFKVVDYLIEQERKK
- a CDS encoding cytochrome c4, which codes for MKKVLISLIISVGLMSAAQAGDAVAGKSKAATCGACHGADGNSLAPNFPKIAGQGERYLVKQITEIKNGDRQVPEMMGFVLGLSETDIADIAAYYSSQPAGGGAADPALVEAGKRIFLGGNEATGVPACIACHSADGKGMEAAGFPRIAGQHAAYTEKQLKDFYSAKRTNDASNVMRDIASRMHMDEIKAVSSYIQGLK
- a CDS encoding putative Cytochrome c5, which encodes MKKLVLLATIVAATSLNANAFDVDTKYKQTCSICHSMGVAGAPKAFDEAAWAPRLATGMDALVASVNNGKNAMPPKGLCNDCTDDQYKALITHMATSK
- the engB gene encoding GTP-binding protein, producing the protein MLNAQTLIYTKTRFMQSAAKFTQCPQWDGVEIAFAGRSNAGKSSALNALTEQTKLARTSKTPGRTQLINFFQVDETPYRLVDLPGYGFAKVPKAIKIEWQKQLSTYLDKRECLRGLVLVMDIRHPMTEFDKTMVDWAHESNMPLHILLTKADKLKRGPASATMLQVRKAVANMGDLATVQMFSSLKNDGVKELRKHLTKWFMDNTEFADEDGEHDGIEGEDAPFIEGNEPKA
- the polA gene encoding probable DNA-directed DNA polymerase, encoding MSEATVVPTVEAILETASAPAILVDGSSYLFRAYHAMPPLTNSDGHPTGAIRGVINMMRKLQKDYPASQIIVIFDAKGKTFRNDMYPEYKANRPSMPDELRVQIQPIHDIIKAMGLPLLVIDGVEADDVIGTLAAQATEGKRDVIISTGDKDMAQLVNEHVSLINTMTETFMDVEGVVEKFGVRPDQIIDYLSLMGDKVDNIPGVEKCGPKTAVKWLAAYETMQGVMDNADAVKGKIGENLRSALEFLPLSYELATIKCDVELEHDLPDIETQPVDKETLLKSFTEFEFKAWVTELGGKVSDSSNAKSSSKNASDESTTEAPAPAEDIETEYQIIFDQAQLDEWVEKLSQAELFAFDTETTSLNYMEAEIVGMSFSVEVGKAAYVPLAHTGPDTLLEDAPVQLDRATVLAQFKPLLESTTNKKVGQHLKYDAHVLANYGIELKGIQFDTMLESYVLNSVASRHDMDSLASYYLNTKTTKFEDVAGKGAKQITFDKVEIDIAGPYAAEDADITLRLHQTLWAQLNESDKERLKSVFEDIELPLVEVLTKIEANGALIDPDILHEQSAQLSTRLVELEQQAHDVAGQVFNLGSPKQLAEILFEKLELPVVKKTPKGAPSTAEEVLVQLAEDYELPKLILENRSLSKLKSTYTDKLPLMVCQRTGRLHTSYHQATAVTGRLSSTEPNLQNIPVKSEEGRRIRNAFIAPEGYTMVAADYSQIELRIMAHLSNDEGLLTAFANGIDVHTATAAEVFDVTIENVEPNMRRSAKAINFGLIYGMSAFGLAKQLGVGRGQAQEYVDLYFERYPGVKSYMDNTRADAADIGYVETIFGRRLYLPDIKAKNGQRRQHAERTAINAPMQGTAADIIKKAMIKVAEWLATEEFDAQMIMQVHDELVLEVKTEQLEAFSAKLKDIMENAAELSVPLIVEVGSGKNWGEAH
- the thrB gene encoding Homoserine kinase, with the translated sequence MSVYTDLSASEVAAYLSQFSLGDYDDHQGISAGVENTNFFVVAGGHKYVLTIFEHHSAKEVENFIKVGRHLAEQGVPVPGPIADAQGLYLHSLKNKPAILCPCLPGSHPEQITADHCQQIGAALARFHLAGEGLDSLEENNRGLQWWPEVGRELIQANMATGLQKVALLTEEQQEILIDEIEFQESNTELWYELPRGLIHGDLFHDNALFEIVEFKSTETDGDKLGAILDIYNSCQDAWLFDLAIVANDWCANSAGVWQEGNLPALMAGYQSVRELTTLEQQAWGMCLRAAALRFWLSRMMTQQHQAEAIAKDPMAALVTTTKDPMEYFLKLVRHRDTQY